The Hemitrygon akajei chromosome 23, sHemAka1.3, whole genome shotgun sequence genome includes a window with the following:
- the LOC140715334 gene encoding interferon-induced protein with tetratricopeptide repeats 1-like, whose product MSNTPGDLLKEKLDQLQCHFTWRPQKETIDLDDMMLRLQDSLTLGKKYQAASYNHLAFVNCLQGNFEEAIQNLKEAEKILKENHQDEFERRSIITYGNFAWVHYHMEQLTEAQSYLDKLEMICKPLSDGLRYTAMIPEVSGEKGWSLMSSAAEYYEEANECFAKALEQDPDNTEWIMGYATALFRLEAFSGTPESRDQSQSVKYFRRLLELDPDDAMAMVLLALKLQRLRQNEEANKLVEKALTKTPDLPYVLRYAAKYYRQSGSVEKAIELLKQALELTPHSCFLHHQLGLCYRSKLKYSRGRYPRNPVFHQKAELINLCKYHFEKAFDHRRRSFIRAQLDFADICITSGEYSRAEETYRRLVELVDIRPENMQSICMEAGLFELRQKRSERNAVSLFLKGVKIEYNSRERERCRMNLEEWADRKLSVTAHDSKALGIKAILYQLKGIKGKATEYFEKALKFDPGNEEYVSALSQLHI is encoded by the exons ATGAG CAACACACCGGGAGATTTATTGAAAGAGAAGCTCGATCAGCTGCAGTGTCACTTCACATGGAGACCACAGAAAGAAACTATTGACTTGGACGATATGATGTTAAGATTGCAAGATTCTCTGACATTGGGTAAAAAATATCAAGCTGCATCGTACAACCATCTTGCTTTTGTAAACTGTCTGCAGGGTAATTTTGAAGAAGCCATTCAAAATTTAAAGGAAGCTGAAAAGATTCTGAAGGAGAACCACCAAGATGAATTTGAAAGAAGAAGCATCATCACCTATGGAAACTTTGCCTGGGTGCATTACCACATGGAACAACTGACCGAGGCCCAGTCCTATCTCGACAAGCTGGAGATGATCTGTAAACCACTCAGTGATGGCCTTCGCTATACAGCAATGATACCCGAGGTGTCCGGGGAGAAGGGATGGTCATTGATGAGTTCTGCTGCAGAATACTATGAGGAGGCAAATGAATGCTTTGCAAAGGCTCTGGAGCAAGATCCTGACAACACGGAGTGGATAATGGGATATGCGACTGCACTGTTTCGGCTGGAAGCATTTTCTGGAACCCCAGAGAGTCGTGATCAGAGTCAGTCAGTGAAGTATTTCCGACGACTACTGGAGCTTGATCCAGATGACGCTATGGCCATGGTGCTGTTGGCTCTAAAACTGCAGAGGTTAAGGCAAAATGAGGAAGCAAATAAATTAGTTGAAAAAGCATTGACAAAGACCCCAGATCTGCCATATGTTCTTCGCTATGCTGCAAAATATTATAGACAAAGCGGATCTGTGGAGAAAGCTATTGAGCTCTTGAAACAAGCATTAGAATTAACTCCACACTCTTGCTTCTTACACCACCAACTTGGATTGTGCTACAGAAGTAAGCTGAAATACTCTCGTGGCAGATATCCTCGCAATCCTGTATTTCATCAGAAAGCTGAGTTGATCAATCTATGCAAGTATCAttttgaaaaggcttttgatCACCGTCGAAGGTCATTTATTAGAGCACAACTGGACTTTGCAGACATCTGCATAACAAGTGGGGAATATTCCagagcagaggagacttaccGTAGATTGGTGGAGTTAGTGGACATTCGTCCAGAGAATATGCAGAGCATTTGTATGGAAGCTGGGTTATTTGAACTGCGCCAGAAAAGGTCCGAAAGAAATGCTGTCAGCCTCTTCCTGAAAGGAGTGAAAATTGAATATAACTCAAGAGAACGGGAAAGATGTCGCATGAATTTGGAGGAGTGGGCAGATAGAAAACTTAGTGTAACTGCACATGACAGCAAGGCTCTTGGTATTAAAGCAATTCTGTATCAGCTGAAGGGGATCAAGGGTAAAGCGACTGAATACTTTGAGAAGGCCTTGAAGTTTGATCCTGGCAATGAGGAATATGTGAGTGCTCTTTCTCAATTACACATCTGA